The Sorangiineae bacterium MSr11367 genome window below encodes:
- a CDS encoding serine/threonine protein kinase, producing the protein MAEGGDVTAASGAPSKKPDPFVGRTVDGKYFLERVIGEGGMGVVYRGRHKVIDKKVALKILRGDVARDGEITERFLLEARAASTIGNPHIIDIADFGTLPEGPAYIVMEYLDGISLSEALKQQGAMSPPRLVHIARQIAQGLSAAHKAGIVHRDLKPDNVFLVSRGANADFVKILDFGIAKVGTEASRLTRAGTVFGTPHYMSPEQASGETVDARTDVYALGIILYELASGKVPFDADNMMGILTQHMYRAPAPLRTVVPEFWPSLDAIILKLLAKRSEARYQTMDEVILDLDVLEKKGYPRAAAELAASGVEGFETPGEYFGSSVPPPLAPPAPSRVPLYIAVAMITTVLLTVMIVFIVRRYDSRANAGRPVPEVVAGPTEKFVVLITEPLDAHVSQDGVDLGPQPIVKLREGASVSVEVSHVGYKTEQVTLDGSEEKRIVRLEKLPPEEPPTLPAKPAPIVQPIRRPNAPATGGSPASSRPSDVLGDPWRKK; encoded by the coding sequence GTGGCAGAAGGGGGAGATGTGACGGCGGCGTCGGGCGCGCCTTCCAAAAAGCCGGACCCGTTCGTGGGTAGGACGGTCGACGGTAAGTACTTCCTGGAGCGCGTGATCGGCGAAGGGGGAATGGGCGTCGTCTACCGTGGGCGCCACAAGGTCATCGACAAGAAAGTCGCATTGAAAATCTTGCGCGGTGACGTGGCGCGAGATGGTGAAATCACCGAGCGCTTTTTGCTCGAGGCGCGCGCCGCCTCCACGATTGGTAATCCGCATATCATCGATATTGCGGATTTCGGGACGCTGCCCGAGGGCCCGGCCTACATCGTCATGGAGTATCTGGACGGCATAAGCCTTTCAGAAGCCCTGAAACAGCAGGGCGCGATGTCACCGCCGCGTCTGGTTCACATCGCGCGCCAGATTGCCCAAGGCCTTTCGGCCGCGCACAAAGCGGGCATCGTTCATCGCGATTTGAAGCCCGATAACGTCTTTTTGGTGTCGCGCGGCGCCAATGCCGATTTCGTGAAAATTTTGGACTTTGGAATCGCCAAAGTCGGCACCGAGGCGTCGCGATTGACGCGCGCCGGGACTGTGTTCGGGACGCCCCATTACATGTCGCCGGAGCAGGCCTCGGGCGAAACGGTGGATGCGCGCACCGACGTTTATGCGCTGGGCATCATTCTGTACGAGCTGGCGTCGGGCAAGGTGCCCTTCGACGCCGACAACATGATGGGCATTCTGACGCAGCACATGTACCGGGCGCCCGCCCCGCTGCGCACCGTGGTGCCCGAGTTTTGGCCCAGCCTCGACGCCATCATTTTGAAGCTGCTCGCGAAGCGCAGCGAAGCCCGTTACCAAACGATGGACGAGGTCATCCTCGACCTCGACGTGCTCGAAAAGAAGGGCTACCCCAGGGCTGCCGCCGAGTTGGCGGCATCCGGCGTGGAAGGCTTCGAGACGCCGGGCGAGTACTTTGGTTCGTCGGTGCCGCCGCCGTTGGCGCCTCCTGCGCCGTCGCGCGTGCCGTTGTACATCGCGGTCGCGATGATCACGACGGTGCTGCTCACGGTGATGATCGTCTTCATCGTGCGGCGCTACGACTCGCGCGCCAATGCCGGGCGGCCCGTGCCGGAGGTGGTTGCCGGCCCCACGGAGAAATTCGTGGTCCTCATCACCGAGCCGCTCGATGCGCACGTGTCGCAAGACGGCGTCGATCTGGGGCCGCAGCCCATCGTGAAACTGCGCGAGGGCGCGAGCGTCTCCGTGGAAGTGAGCCATGTCGGCTACAAGACGGAGCAGGTGACCTTGGATGGCTCCGAGGAAAAACGCATCGTGCGCCTCGAGAAGCTGCCGCCCGAGGAACCGCCCACGCTGCCGGCGAAGCCCGCCCCTATCGTGCAGCCGATCCGCCGTCCGAACGCACCCGCCACAGGGGGCTCGCCCGCATCGTCACGCCCGTCCGACGTGCTCGGCGATCCGTGGCGAAAGAAGTAG
- a CDS encoding YbjN domain-containing protein, whose product MRTIKDVEAYLEKLNRRYSVVEGERDTYLIPTSEAFPPIVMRIDPPLVVLRVHIGDAAGDPPPLFRKLLELNAGSLLHSSYGLEADRIVLAAALELENLDFNELEATLDEIDVALAQQVPELAHISKRQPVT is encoded by the coding sequence ATGCGTACGATCAAGGACGTCGAGGCCTACCTAGAGAAGCTGAATCGGCGCTACTCCGTGGTCGAAGGAGAGCGGGACACCTACCTCATTCCCACGAGCGAGGCGTTCCCGCCCATCGTGATGCGGATCGACCCGCCGCTGGTCGTTTTGCGCGTCCACATCGGGGATGCCGCGGGGGATCCGCCGCCTCTTTTTCGCAAGCTCCTCGAGCTCAACGCCGGGTCGCTGCTTCACTCCAGTTACGGGCTGGAAGCCGACCGCATCGTTCTGGCGGCCGCGCTCGAGCTCGAAAACCTCGACTTCAACGAGTTGGAGGCGACCCTCGACGAGATCGACGTTGCCTTGGCGCAACAGGTGCCGGAGCTCGCGCATATTTCCAAGCGCCAGCCGGTTACCTGA
- a CDS encoding cation-translocating P-type ATPase, with protein sequence MSATSTPGSDEPVDKILERLSCDPARGLTQAEARARLERDGRNELPPPPKPSALKRFFNQFANPIVLTLLAAAVIALINGATQDKTGPFLVRFGDAIAIFLIVALNAVLGYYQEQRAEAALDALQKMQTPSARVRRDDKVLMLSAAELVAGDVLEVEAGDAVPADARLLQTINLATEESSLTGESVPVGKDAREKVPADAALGDRANMLFVGSNVVRGKGRAVVVATGTRTELGKLSELIRGAGGDRTTPLEAKLDQFGKRILLVCLALSVLLFARGMWKGDRHWHELLLEAVSLAVAAIPEGLPAITTITLALGMQRMAKRGAIVRKLAAVETLGAATVICSDKTGTLTQNEMTVTKIYSGRRSYKVTGIGYDPRGSILGDEGDIMDTPSKPLRHLLQIVALCNNAELDIDDEGNWRAVGDPTEAALLTLSAKGGLPKESILPSHQLLKELPFDSDRKRMTILTLDAKGREVVHTKGSADVLLPLCTHFDDEDGLREMTAEDRDCIVKELERMSSQQLRVLAVARRILGTRQDATDATDPSFKDSEPEIAPKTLDLEQGLTFVGLVGMIDPPRAGVKEAVAACATAQVRAVMITGDHKLTAVAIARELGLWEDGALALTGAELEKMSPEELEKRVEDVRVFARVTAEQKLRIVRAFKNRGHVVAMTGDGVNDAPALREAHIGVAMGKGGTDVARQAADMVIADDNFATIVEAVREGRAIYRNIQKFIFFLLSANAGLLVTVFVASFLDVPPLTPLMILWINLVTNGLPALALGVDPPDATQMSEPPRKTTTGLLTTREYLGILYVGLWMGGAGLLTYFWPFEHGIGGSSRIEERAAAFSLLALSPLFHALSCRSATMSIAALKPKISGPLALAILLSGAIHLVSVFVPALRPVFRTYLMTGEEWLILLLLSASIVPGVELMKLLQRVGIGGRTLGPVSRRSTES encoded by the coding sequence GTGAGCGCAACTTCCACGCCGGGTAGCGACGAACCGGTCGACAAGATTCTCGAACGCCTCTCGTGCGATCCCGCGCGGGGTCTCACCCAGGCCGAGGCGCGCGCGCGCCTCGAGCGCGATGGGCGAAACGAGCTGCCTCCTCCGCCGAAGCCGAGCGCGCTCAAGCGATTTTTCAATCAGTTTGCCAACCCCATCGTCCTCACGCTGTTGGCCGCCGCGGTCATTGCGCTGATCAACGGTGCCACGCAAGACAAGACCGGCCCCTTTTTGGTTCGCTTCGGCGATGCCATCGCCATCTTCCTCATCGTCGCGCTGAACGCGGTGCTCGGTTACTACCAAGAGCAACGCGCCGAGGCCGCGCTCGATGCGCTGCAGAAGATGCAGACGCCGTCGGCGCGCGTGCGGCGCGACGACAAAGTCCTCATGCTCAGCGCCGCGGAGTTGGTCGCCGGCGACGTGCTCGAGGTCGAGGCCGGCGATGCCGTGCCCGCCGACGCGCGGCTGTTGCAGACGATCAACCTCGCCACCGAGGAGTCGTCGCTCACCGGTGAATCGGTGCCCGTGGGCAAGGACGCGCGCGAAAAGGTCCCCGCGGATGCGGCGCTGGGCGATCGCGCGAACATGCTCTTCGTCGGCTCCAACGTGGTGCGCGGAAAAGGCCGCGCGGTGGTCGTCGCCACCGGCACGCGCACGGAGCTGGGCAAGCTGTCCGAGCTGATTCGCGGTGCGGGCGGCGATCGCACGACGCCGCTCGAGGCCAAGCTGGATCAATTCGGCAAGCGCATCCTGCTCGTCTGCCTCGCGCTCAGCGTGCTGCTTTTCGCGCGCGGCATGTGGAAGGGCGATCGCCACTGGCACGAGCTGCTCCTCGAGGCCGTGAGCCTCGCGGTGGCCGCGATCCCCGAGGGATTGCCGGCCATCACGACGATCACGCTCGCCCTGGGCATGCAGCGCATGGCCAAGCGTGGTGCCATCGTGCGCAAGCTCGCGGCGGTCGAGACGCTCGGCGCAGCCACGGTCATCTGCTCGGACAAGACGGGCACGCTCACGCAGAACGAGATGACCGTCACCAAGATTTACAGCGGCCGTCGCTCCTACAAGGTGACGGGTATCGGCTACGATCCGCGCGGTAGCATCCTCGGTGACGAAGGCGATATCATGGATACGCCGAGCAAGCCGCTGCGGCATCTGCTGCAGATCGTTGCACTATGCAACAATGCGGAGCTGGACATCGACGACGAGGGAAATTGGCGTGCGGTGGGCGATCCCACGGAGGCCGCACTCCTGACGTTGTCGGCCAAGGGCGGCTTGCCCAAAGAGTCGATCCTTCCCTCGCACCAATTGCTGAAGGAGTTGCCCTTCGACAGCGATCGCAAGCGGATGACCATTCTCACGCTCGATGCCAAAGGGCGCGAGGTGGTTCACACCAAGGGCAGCGCCGACGTGCTCTTGCCGCTGTGCACGCACTTCGACGACGAAGACGGTCTGCGCGAGATGACCGCGGAGGATCGCGACTGCATCGTCAAAGAGCTGGAGCGCATGAGCAGCCAGCAGCTCCGCGTGCTCGCCGTGGCGCGGCGTATCCTTGGAACGCGCCAAGACGCGACCGATGCGACGGATCCGTCGTTCAAGGATTCCGAGCCAGAGATTGCGCCCAAGACGCTCGATCTCGAGCAGGGACTCACCTTCGTGGGCCTCGTGGGCATGATCGATCCGCCGCGCGCGGGCGTGAAGGAAGCGGTGGCGGCGTGCGCCACGGCACAAGTACGCGCGGTGATGATCACGGGCGACCACAAGTTGACCGCGGTTGCGATTGCGCGCGAGCTGGGGCTCTGGGAAGACGGCGCATTGGCGCTGACCGGCGCTGAGCTGGAAAAGATGTCGCCCGAGGAGCTCGAAAAGCGCGTGGAGGACGTGCGCGTGTTCGCGCGGGTGACCGCGGAGCAAAAGCTGCGCATCGTGCGCGCGTTCAAGAACCGCGGACACGTGGTGGCGATGACCGGCGACGGCGTGAACGATGCGCCGGCGCTTCGGGAAGCGCACATCGGCGTGGCCATGGGAAAGGGCGGGACCGACGTCGCGCGCCAAGCTGCGGACATGGTCATTGCGGACGACAACTTCGCCACCATCGTCGAGGCGGTGCGCGAGGGGCGGGCGATTTACCGCAACATTCAGAAGTTCATCTTCTTCTTGTTGTCGGCAAACGCAGGGCTCTTGGTGACGGTGTTCGTGGCTTCGTTCCTCGACGTGCCGCCGCTCACGCCGCTCATGATCCTGTGGATCAACCTGGTGACCAACGGCCTGCCGGCCTTGGCGCTCGGCGTGGACCCGCCGGATGCCACGCAGATGAGCGAGCCTCCGCGCAAGACGACCACCGGGCTTCTGACCACGCGCGAGTACCTGGGCATCCTCTACGTCGGTCTGTGGATGGGCGGGGCGGGGCTTCTGACGTACTTCTGGCCGTTCGAGCACGGGATCGGCGGCTCGTCGCGCATCGAAGAGCGCGCGGCGGCGTTCTCGCTGTTGGCGTTGAGCCCCCTCTTTCACGCACTGAGCTGCCGCTCGGCGACGATGTCCATCGCGGCGCTGAAGCCGAAGATCTCGGGCCCGTTGGCGCTGGCCATCTTGTTGAGCGGCGCGATCCACTTGGTCTCGGTGTTCGTTCCGGCGTTGCGTCCGGTGTTCCGCACGTACCTGATGACCGGCGAGGAATGGCTCATTCTGCTCTTGCTCTCGGCCTCCATCGTGCCGGGCGTGGAGCTGATGAAGCTTCTCCAACGGGTTGGCATCGGAGGCCGCACCCTCGGCCCCGTCTCACGACGAAGCACGGAAAGCTAG
- a CDS encoding serine/threonine protein kinase, producing MGATEPGSLVGTVVGGHYKVRQLIGQGGMGEVYAADGKAGEQVALKVLHERAAQDPDLVARFQREASIAAQVQSPYVARILGAGKDRNGRLWIAFERLTGEGLDERLRREQYLSFGDVAPVVDDALQGLDAAHTAGVIHRDIKPANLYVEKRRLTAKEIADGEPEERTRILDFGISKVRKNRKSEPSLTAFDATLGSFAYMAPEQVRGSARVDERADLYALGAVAYRALTGRLPFEGTNALTLIALKLDREPPSLAATTGDEWPSGIERFLEKMMARDRERRFRSAAEALEAWRRVWQVMATLQLPPPSLPTRLERDDDSTQVTFADSASGDRRR from the coding sequence ATGGGCGCAACGGAACCCGGATCGCTCGTTGGAACCGTCGTTGGCGGGCATTACAAGGTTCGCCAGCTTATCGGACAGGGCGGAATGGGGGAGGTTTACGCCGCGGATGGCAAGGCCGGCGAACAGGTTGCCCTCAAGGTCTTGCACGAGCGCGCCGCCCAAGATCCCGACCTCGTGGCGCGTTTTCAACGCGAAGCGTCGATCGCCGCCCAGGTGCAGTCGCCCTACGTGGCGCGCATTCTCGGCGCGGGCAAGGATCGCAATGGGCGATTGTGGATTGCCTTCGAGCGCCTCACCGGCGAGGGCCTCGACGAGCGATTGCGCCGCGAGCAATACCTGTCCTTTGGCGATGTGGCCCCGGTCGTCGACGATGCGCTGCAGGGCCTCGATGCCGCCCACACCGCGGGGGTGATTCATCGGGACATCAAGCCCGCCAACCTGTACGTCGAAAAGCGGCGCCTCACGGCGAAGGAAATCGCCGATGGCGAGCCCGAGGAGCGGACGCGCATTCTGGATTTCGGCATCAGCAAGGTGCGGAAAAACCGCAAGAGCGAGCCTTCGCTCACCGCGTTCGATGCCACCTTGGGAAGCTTCGCCTACATGGCCCCGGAGCAAGTGCGCGGCTCCGCACGGGTCGACGAGCGCGCGGATCTCTATGCCCTCGGCGCGGTCGCCTACCGGGCGCTCACGGGGCGTCTGCCCTTCGAGGGCACCAATGCCCTCACTTTGATCGCGCTCAAATTGGATCGCGAGCCGCCTTCACTCGCGGCGACCACGGGCGACGAGTGGCCCAGCGGCATCGAGCGTTTCCTCGAGAAAATGATGGCGCGCGACCGCGAGCGCCGCTTCCGCAGCGCGGCCGAGGCGCTCGAGGCATGGCGCCGCGTGTGGCAGGTCATGGCCACGTTGCAGCTGCCGCCGCCCTCCTTGCCCACGCGCCTCGAGCGCGACGACGATTCGACGCAGGTCACGTTCGCGGACAGCGCCTCCGGCGATCGAAGGCGCTGA
- a CDS encoding ABC transporter permease: protein MGYPLSLAIRYMGAKKRAFISVGTAFAMLGVMLGVAALSIVMSVTGGFKDQFREKVLGVNAHVLVLKYSVDFREYREVMQKVEHVKGVVGVDPFIINPMMVTHGERTATGVLLKGVDPELMPKVLDLPKHITEGSLEGLRRPGAAPPERRVDPFFRDGASSAPTTGAADIDAGTPGNKPFLDMIRDEIAKDDAKVIQQPPPQGGEPVQSRQSAGGEPSEAPAGGGLVEPEGGYKSQLPDSDVLPEEFDPDPCKSAEQVARMPGVVLGKTLAKQLGVGLGDCVEVTSPTIGMAIGASSARPPVAKQFRVIALFEAGFDQYDSKLVYTDLYEAQSFYDQGDSVTGIEMKVDDIDHASAICKEIDKLLANSVYRTMDWMDLNHGLFTALLIQQIGMSVVLGLIIVVAAFTVIATLIMVVLDKKKEIALLKAIGARDAAILRVFLYQGGIIGLVGTSLGLILGYGGCKALAAYGFPLDPKVYFISRLPVLIRPNEFIVTGVVALIICLFATLFPALYAARLRPADGLRAE from the coding sequence ATGGGGTACCCTCTCTCACTGGCCATCCGTTACATGGGCGCCAAAAAGCGCGCGTTCATTTCGGTGGGCACGGCTTTCGCGATGCTGGGTGTCATGCTCGGGGTCGCCGCGCTCTCCATCGTGATGAGCGTAACGGGCGGCTTCAAGGACCAGTTCCGCGAGAAGGTCCTCGGGGTGAATGCCCACGTGCTGGTCCTCAAGTATTCCGTGGATTTTCGCGAATACCGCGAGGTCATGCAGAAGGTCGAGCACGTCAAAGGAGTGGTAGGGGTGGACCCGTTCATCATCAACCCGATGATGGTCACCCACGGCGAACGCACGGCAACCGGCGTTCTCCTCAAGGGGGTCGACCCCGAGTTGATGCCCAAGGTGCTCGATCTGCCGAAACACATCACCGAGGGAAGCCTCGAGGGTCTGCGGCGTCCGGGTGCCGCGCCCCCCGAGCGACGGGTCGATCCGTTCTTCCGCGACGGCGCCTCGTCGGCCCCAACGACCGGTGCGGCGGACATCGATGCGGGTACCCCGGGCAACAAGCCGTTCTTGGACATGATCCGTGACGAGATCGCCAAGGACGACGCAAAGGTCATCCAGCAACCGCCCCCGCAGGGGGGGGAACCGGTGCAATCACGCCAATCGGCGGGGGGGGAGCCGTCGGAGGCCCCCGCGGGCGGCGGTTTGGTGGAGCCCGAGGGAGGCTACAAGAGCCAACTGCCCGACTCCGACGTGTTGCCCGAGGAATTCGACCCCGATCCCTGCAAGAGCGCCGAGCAAGTCGCGCGCATGCCCGGCGTGGTCCTTGGAAAGACGCTGGCCAAGCAGCTCGGCGTCGGCCTCGGAGACTGCGTCGAGGTCACCTCGCCCACCATCGGCATGGCCATCGGCGCCTCCAGCGCCCGCCCTCCCGTGGCCAAGCAGTTCCGCGTCATCGCACTCTTCGAGGCGGGGTTCGATCAGTACGACTCCAAGCTCGTCTACACCGATCTGTACGAGGCGCAGTCCTTCTATGACCAAGGAGACAGCGTCACCGGCATCGAGATGAAGGTCGATGACATCGACCATGCGAGCGCCATCTGCAAGGAGATCGACAAGCTCCTCGCCAACAGCGTCTACCGCACCATGGACTGGATGGATCTCAACCACGGTCTCTTCACCGCCCTGCTCATTCAGCAGATCGGCATGAGCGTGGTTCTCGGCCTCATCATCGTGGTCGCCGCCTTCACGGTCATTGCCACCCTCATCATGGTGGTGCTCGACAAAAAGAAGGAGATCGCGCTCCTCAAGGCCATCGGTGCACGCGACGCAGCCATCCTGCGCGTCTTCCTCTACCAAGGCGGCATCATCGGCCTGGTGGGCACGTCGCTCGGGTTGATCCTCGGTTACGGCGGATGCAAGGCGCTCGCGGCGTACGGCTTTCCGCTCGATCCGAAGGTGTACTTCATCTCGCGTCTGCCGGTTCTCATTCGGCCGAACGAATTCATCGTCACCGGCGTCGTGGCGCTCATCATCTGCCTCTTCGCCACCCTCTTTCCGGCGCTCTATGCGGCGCGGCTCCGGCCGGCCGATGGGCTCCGAGCCGAGTAA
- a CDS encoding PspA/IM30 family protein has protein sequence MGIFSRLAQLIKSNLNDLISKSEDPEKMLNQVVLDMNTQLVEAKKQVAASIADEKRLAKQHEQEAANATEWERRAMMALRAGNEELAKEALARKKEHDQLATTFKDQWQKQKTAVESLKRALRMLNDKIEEAKRKKNVLIARKKRAEAQRAIQETMSGLRDQSAFETFERMSNKIDQLEAEAEAGAEIQEEYTGDVLASQFAHLEKTAGADEELLALKRKMGLAPAEEAPVVKAEPVQARVEAPLDAAPATTGPSREEEELAAALEELEAEQQGAQQRKAGH, from the coding sequence ATGGGTATTTTCAGCCGTCTCGCGCAGCTCATCAAATCCAACCTGAACGATCTGATCAGCAAATCGGAAGACCCCGAGAAAATGCTGAACCAGGTCGTTTTGGACATGAACACGCAACTCGTCGAGGCCAAGAAGCAAGTGGCCGCGTCGATCGCGGACGAGAAGCGTCTCGCGAAGCAGCACGAACAAGAAGCGGCCAACGCCACCGAGTGGGAACGCCGGGCGATGATGGCACTGCGCGCGGGCAACGAGGAGCTCGCGAAGGAAGCCCTGGCCCGCAAGAAGGAACACGACCAACTCGCGACCACGTTCAAGGATCAGTGGCAGAAGCAAAAGACCGCGGTCGAGTCGCTCAAGCGCGCGCTGCGCATGCTCAACGACAAGATCGAGGAGGCCAAGCGCAAGAAGAACGTGCTCATCGCGCGGAAGAAGCGCGCCGAAGCGCAGCGGGCCATCCAGGAGACGATGAGCGGCCTGCGCGATCAGAGCGCCTTCGAGACGTTCGAGCGCATGTCGAACAAGATCGATCAGCTGGAGGCGGAGGCCGAGGCGGGCGCGGAGATCCAAGAGGAGTACACGGGCGACGTGCTGGCCTCCCAGTTCGCGCACCTGGAGAAGACGGCGGGCGCGGACGAAGAGCTGCTCGCGCTCAAGCGCAAGATGGGCCTCGCCCCCGCGGAGGAAGCTCCCGTGGTGAAGGCGGAGCCGGTGCAGGCACGGGTCGAGGCACCGCTCGATGCGGCGCCCGCGACCACGGGACCGTCGCGGGAAGAAGAGGAGCTTGCCGCGGCGCTCGAGGAGCTGGAGGCAGAGCAGCAAGGAGCGCAGCAACGAAAAGCGGGCCACTGA
- a CDS encoding sigma 54-interacting transcriptional regulator translates to MDATIVAKGKYEVRGGALNITKGTGNKPSLEIGADTLVVGRNEACDLVLDDRKVSAVHMELVATERGVRVRDLGSRNGTFVGDTRIGEVFLTKPTSILCGDTLLEFSPNNPEQVNVPEAAEFGPLVGSSAGMRAVFERLRKAAPTELTVLITGETGTGKELVAQAIHGASERKNKPFVVVDCGSIPASLAESALFGHERGSFTGAIDKRISPFVEADGGTIFLDELGELPVDVQPKLLRALAEQRIKSVGSNSYRPVNVRVVAATRRDLVREVNDGNFRSDLYFRVAQIKIELPALRHRLEDIPALVRRMLTDMGDKQAYNRIPHDSLERLMRHDWPGNVRELRNVVAVALAFGKEGTLDVAQHLAPLTTTATDSTPTRGRTFQDAKRDVLARFERDYFTALYAECNGNVSEIGRRAAMERAHVRGYLRRHGIGTPDRIDKP, encoded by the coding sequence GTGGACGCAACCATCGTCGCGAAGGGCAAATACGAAGTTCGCGGCGGCGCACTGAACATCACGAAGGGCACCGGCAACAAGCCTTCCCTAGAGATAGGCGCCGATACCCTCGTCGTTGGCCGAAACGAGGCCTGCGATCTCGTGCTGGACGACCGGAAGGTCAGCGCCGTGCACATGGAGCTCGTGGCGACCGAACGCGGTGTTCGCGTTCGCGATCTCGGTTCGCGCAACGGCACGTTCGTCGGAGACACGCGTATTGGCGAGGTTTTCCTCACCAAGCCGACGTCGATCCTCTGCGGCGACACCTTGCTCGAGTTCAGCCCGAACAATCCCGAGCAGGTGAACGTCCCCGAGGCCGCCGAATTTGGGCCGCTCGTCGGAAGCAGCGCCGGCATGCGGGCAGTGTTCGAGCGCCTCCGCAAGGCCGCACCCACCGAGCTCACGGTGCTCATCACCGGAGAGACCGGAACCGGAAAGGAGCTCGTGGCGCAAGCCATCCACGGCGCCAGCGAGCGGAAGAACAAGCCGTTCGTGGTCGTGGACTGCGGATCCATCCCGGCATCGCTCGCGGAAAGCGCACTCTTTGGCCATGAGCGTGGCTCGTTCACGGGCGCCATCGACAAGCGCATCTCGCCCTTCGTCGAGGCCGACGGCGGAACGATCTTCCTCGACGAGCTCGGAGAGCTTCCCGTCGACGTGCAGCCCAAGCTACTTCGCGCACTCGCCGAGCAGCGCATCAAGAGCGTTGGCTCCAACAGCTATCGCCCGGTGAACGTCCGCGTCGTCGCCGCCACGCGCCGCGATCTCGTGCGCGAGGTCAACGACGGCAACTTCCGCTCGGACCTTTATTTTCGTGTCGCGCAGATCAAAATCGAGCTGCCGGCGCTGCGTCATCGCCTCGAGGACATCCCCGCGTTGGTGCGGCGGATGCTCACCGATATGGGCGACAAGCAGGCGTACAACCGCATCCCGCACGATTCGCTCGAGCGCTTGATGCGGCACGATTGGCCGGGCAACGTTCGCGAGCTGCGCAACGTCGTCGCCGTCGCGCTGGCCTTCGGCAAAGAGGGCACGCTCGACGTGGCGCAGCATCTCGCGCCACTCACCACGACGGCCACGGATTCCACGCCCACGCGCGGTCGCACCTTCCAGGATGCCAAACGTGACGTTCTCGCGCGCTTCGAGCGCGACTACTTCACGGCGCTGTATGCGGAGTGCAACGGCAACGTCAGCGAAATCGGACGCCGCGCCGCCATGGAGCGTGCTCATGTGCGTGGATATTTGCGGCGACACGGTATTGGTACACCGGATCGCATCGACAAGCCTTAG